In Rhipicephalus sanguineus isolate Rsan-2018 chromosome 1, BIME_Rsan_1.4, whole genome shotgun sequence, the DNA window gaccttctacatatatatatatatatatatatatatatatatatatatatatatatatatatatatatatatatatatatatataagccacaaagaaaaatatttcagaaaagctttccgacgcgcggaatcgaatgggCGAGCccccgcttcgcagcgcgcggcgttagacggctaggccacgaagagtaccgtctttcagcctgctaacggcgagctatgtatatacaccatttacatcagcatgctttcttggatgtttcttggtcaccaccgagatggcgcgaagtgcgcgcggggcgcactttaaaggtcgtcgccccgctcctgcgaatgccgttgctctgcgccctacagggcgtggtcgccttcgcgcgcttatctcgaggaaagaagggggcagccggggggggggggggggggtggagcggggggttgcatgtcttgtgctttccccgcgatgtccgcgctgaagtcacagagggtacgaaggtcacttcgctcgctgcagcggccgcgtttgcgagaggagcgcgttgttcaaacagaaataagtaacaactgtgacagttcgagctcgtcctgtgtgtacctgttcgttcgtttcgtgcgtcctgctttatgtttgagcagtgcgcttcaagtgtcgagctgcgactcATGcgctgttcgcgctcgtcctgtgtgcgttcttttcgtgcgtcctttgggctcgagcgacgcgctggaaatttcgagctgctttccgttcttcgcgttacattccaatttattgctatcgcattcattgcttcgccgttgcgacgaaactgtgacttttttgcttctgtcgccgtcggcgactcggacgcaaattcgaaaaagcgcttctctaagttgtgatgcgtattgacgctggcgcgatgcttgtgttcactgcaagctttcgtataccagcttgcgcgccgtctcacctcgcactcccccctcccccctcaccccccgACACACACATCCTTTTGCAATACTGTCACCCCtgtctagacacatgggcgccttTGCCCGAAACTTTGTCGGCGAAGGTCTGTAGGTCAGCAAGATGAACTGTGTGCCCTACCCCtccgtacagagagagagagagagagaataaaaattTGAAAGCACTGGTTCGGGAAGCCAGCCGAAGCAGGAGAGCCCACGTAACCATGGccacgtacttttgcagttcttaatgcatctgatgacatcagctttacggggcgttcattcttaatgCCTCTCCTGCGttgcgttgaggaattacaggaatgtaaTTTAACTGCCCgaccattcccggagtgggaatgggctaagtttttcattCCGAAGAACTGAAAGGAATGGAATagtggcaagttctaattcccggaaaggaattggaatggaatggaggcgcccattccgcaacattGGTTGCCACTCCCTGGCACTATTTGCATTCCggcttaatctcctccgggtatattttATATATACTCAACACGTATGGTTTGGGAAAATATCTTGTCTGCAACTTTCTTCAGACACATTCCTGCGCCTTGGTCTTTTGACAATGTTTCCCATGaggcaatatttttttaaagaaccTATCGGACATAGGACCAGGGGCGAGAACCTTCCGATATATCAAtttcatctataaaactcctctttgagagcttctccttgcaggtttcagcacTGTATTTATGCACAGTTtgtaccgtgctcttttttttttccatatgtTATAATGATGTATGACTTCCTAACGGTGTTGTACCGGTAGagtgattctatgtaacgagactccgcgcagacctttcgttttagtggacggCGAACCGTTCCAGCTTGAAAGTTTCAAgcacgtttccccgctttggagctctgtgatggCTTTCGCACTGATAAGTTATATGTACAaatttatattacatttatttctGCGATTAAAAAATAACATTTAGGATATCAAATAAAAAATAAGCTCGCCCGTTTcacataaatcaagtagccccacaagcacgaagcaaaagaagttcactaCTTGTCggtcataaaacttctccaaatagcttctCTCACATAAGAACAGTGTTTTCTCGAGATAAAATGTGTGGAACGTATATGCATGCACAACCTATGCGGAAcaatcttaaagggaccgacaactggacagaacgtgtgattagatcctggtagaaatgaaaagaccgttaaatatatagtgacagattctagcatacttttcgcgttgtgagtaggatttatatttttagttcactgtaaaccactttgcacccttaagggggtttcaagcaagcaaaacacccttttgcctaaccaaatttGCAAAATTTGGGGTGTAAGGgtgctttccttccccaaaacagcctttagggggtaatgctctagctaaacaccctttaggagttaagggtgttatgtgttatcgaaacacctatggcccataccacagcgtgccagatgataactgggactcgccgattaaaatgtcgttggatcttcggcgagtttagattaaaagatatgtctcttttagggctatctacaagcgtaccataaatttacgcctattctcctaatgtttaatgttcatttatacggaacagaaatatctccaccggcactgaacggcggcttaagatactatggctatatataccagatggtcagtgtaatgctgtgtagcacgagcgctccgtccatgtggtattttaaaATACACTTTGTTGTGTGTGCCGCGGTGTGGCGCGTGCgcacaccttctatgctgatggcatctataattgcatgttccctgactggtagattttttttttttcaaatttttcagtgataagggtgtttaggccattggaaacaccctatggtatgggtgttttgatacgtcaaaacacccttttcctagggtgtaagggtgttagttatagacacggcaaaacccccttaagggtgtaaagtggtttactgtgttcgtgcttaaaagtaacaaaaacctgtatgtcgcgcagcctagcggaagagccttgaagcaggattacGAAGTCGGTCGCATTGCTGTACgtgtcacgtagtctgatgctgtcatgcgcgccataattggtcctcaaagttggatatgtatattattatctattcccgctctgttctgtgttgagtgcgaggtaaaaggagttgcacggcgagaagcggcgctgccttcgcggctgcTAGTGGCCAATGTAGaaacgcggcgcatgcgcgcggagtgcccgcatgcgcagtaaaccagggttgccgttggtggctactttgcggcaaattggctactttacgacccagtctggcgacaaaaatttcaggttggcgccatggctactttctggctttgaacctctattttagcgcattcagtagccattttttctcattatctgcagataaaataccgagcaagcctgacgactaccctttgtttccaagcttttctgacgcgtcagccagtgtatgcgcgtgtcctagccccgccatgagtctggtgctcatcgaggcacctgaacgcaacgcgcggtgcgcctgccgagacggaatgatgaagttgttgttcgcctagtcagtgtctcacacccacaATGGAGGATCGGCGAAGAATGCGGTGTTTTtatgaatttaaataaaaatgaagaaattggacatataacttacaaattaaagatgaaatttaagtacgccttttggctaagatcaaaactgacgaaattgcgcgcatgttggcatacgcgtggctagcacaatgttcacgctgcccgccatcggtACCGACGCTATatacgagccagttttgtagtgctgaCGCACAGCGTGTGTTCTCGTGTGaccttgacaaaaacagagatccgatacaaaatgaagctggaccggtcatcttcgaGCAGATATCACttcttgaagctggtcgtgcttgaagtcgcagacttcaagcacgacctgctTTTACGATTAATATTCCTACTGaatggttggctggaatgttccaatctTACTCTGTCTCTGGCAATTACTCTATTCTATGTAGACTGTATGCAGGtaattgttcatttatttgcaacttgcttatggcttgaagaccaagcatgaggAGAAAATAACTGTGTTCGTGTGCTATTTTATTGCTGGCACAAAATggtatttattgttcaataataaaaactcttttcataataccgcttttctgccatttggctacaagtttggcgataagggTAAAAGatatggctactttggctacttttagcttgaattctggctccttttcgaatctacccaacggcaaccctgcagtaaaccgccgcgctcgaacacgaacagctctcacgctcactgcttgcagcatgtgttgtcaagtgtgtataagacttcatattcgccgcgccccgccacggtggtctagtggttatggcgctcgactgctgacccgaaggtcgcgggatcgaatcccggccgcggcggctgcattttcggtggaggcgaaaatgtttgaggcccgtgtatttagatttaggtgcacgttaaagaaccccaggtggtcgaaatttccggagccctccactacggcgtctctcataatcatatggtggttttgggacgttaaaccccagatattattattattattcatattcgccgcagatagaaaatttcttattaaaaatgtttcacggcgttttccacgttaccattccgtggctagacactctgaccagttagctttccaaTGCGCTAAAAAcgggtgccctaaaaattggttgtcagtccctgaGCAAAgaccaagcccggcccgacccgagcccaccACTTCAAAGCCGGGCCTGACCCtaggcccgccgtgaaaactacttacCCGAATTACCCGAACCGGGGCTCGGACCTACCCGgaagcctgagcccggcccggccctgccCGTGGGCCGCGCCGGGCCCAGGTTTTCGGGTAGGTCCGAGCCCGTGCTATGCTCTAGCCCCGGAGGGCCTATACCGTACCACGGAATATGGAATACTATTCCGTGTTGCTCTTCCCTTATTGGCCATTCCGAAATACGTCTGTGCAGCCCGCATGGGCAGTTCTGGCTGCGCAAGGCGTGACGACACGGAACAGAGTCTttcagcaagttacggaaatacggcacgCAAATACAGTGCAGTATTAccgtagcgctcctcctttctcactcgttgtgcttaagccgctcgCAGTTCCAGTGACAGCGCGTCCCCGGAatgacaggttcctcgttaacaatgcgtaggctgagaggcaacaatgaggcgtgacaaccccatagTAATTTTTGAAGAAAgcatttgtggtgttggggtgccttcactggaattaggagcagCAAAGGCGAGAAAGCAGGAGCGGTACGGTGTTCCGTAACTTGCTATCACTCCGTATTCTGTGGTACGGTAGGCCTTCCGAGTGCAACCTACGGGCCTCCGCCACGCATGCTTTGCCGCTCTGCGGCAGAGAATGCTGGGACGTCGATTGCGTCGCTTACCAGATACATTTTTCCTCCCACCCGCTCTCTGGACGCGCACCAGTCGGTGGATCCCTGTTTCCACTCGCCATTGTGTAAATGGAGCAGTTGTGTGCGTTTAAGGCATAGGCTCACTCTCGTGTGTGCATGggcgtcggggggggggggggggggaagcagaaCAACGTTAGCAACTTTCGCACATCGTTGACTAACGTGACGGAAAACAACCCAAAGCATCGGAGTAGGGAAATAGATAAGTTATAGTTAGAGGGAACAACACTAAAAGCAGACGTTGTGTTGGTAGTTCTTTCTTCTACACAGCGCTTAGCGATGCCTTTACGTCATGAACTGCATATATAACTCCGTAGAATTGCTAGGCATGACTGACTAACAATTAAACGTTCAAAGGCGCCACAAAAACTCAGTCGGTAAATATATCATTTACGGATGTGGGACATAAGAAAGGGTACATATAAAGGTCAGGTATGAAGAAACAGCATGTGCGAACGAGAGGAAGTCAGTCATACAGCTACATCAAACATCAAAGGCTTAAATCAAGAGCGACAAGTTTTACGATTATTCAAAGCGCCGAGTCGTACTGCCAGAACTAATGTAATGGTTTTTACCTCTCTCGTGagcgcgcctattcccatcgatagtatatgttatcgatgacttcaagttcaaattttgaCGCTCTCTCagcgcttctggacagctaacgccatCCAAAGGGTAAAAAAAGGAAATATTTTATCATTTTCGCTCTTGAGTTTGTTTTGCCGCCGCGGGggatttttaaagctccttcgcaGTCGGCGAGGTGAGCGCTCGTGGTTTCGGTTATGGCGTCGACGTCGCTCGAGGGTGCTCTACGGGAACCTGGATGATGCGCAGGCAAAGTGAAATCTAAATACTAAAATTTATAGCAATATATGTattgttgtaataataatatctaggattttacgtgccaaaaccacgatatgattatgagggacgccgtagtggagggctctggaaatttcgaccacctggggtttttaacgtgcacctaacgtgCACGTGTACTTCGTGGCAAAGATCGAATCACGACCGCGGCgaccgcacttcgatggaggcaagatgctagattaaaggaccccaggtggtcgaaatttccgaagccctccactacggcgtccctcataatcatatcgtggttttgcgacgtaataTCCCAACAGTTATTAGTTCCAACGTTCCCTCCATTCAGCGCACAGACGAAACAGGGGTACACTCTCAAGCACTGACTCGAGTCATCTGTTCGAAACCAGCCGAGCTCGCCGTGCTGTGAAGCTCACGGTTCCCTCACCTTCTTCCCATGCACGTGAGCGCAATGCCACGACTTGTTTCCTAACGTTCAGGACAGACCCTCCGTATGTAAAACTATAGCAAGATGCGAAACCAGTGCATCTATAAACTCGATTTAAATTGGAAACCGGGACGTGAGGCTCCAGCGATCCGCAGCTCACATCTCTTACGCGCATCGAAGAGCACTAAAAAATTACTCGGAAAGCACACTTGGAAAGGCGCCATATAGGGCACTTTTCCAGTAAGCATTACACACTCGGTACAATTGTCCAATAATATAACTAATACGTGTTTCACGGTTTGTCACTAGTGCGAATGAGCGGAAAGAGTTATTTTCACCCACGGTCACATGGCGCCATTTCAGTCATGGGGGCATTACCAGCGTAAAGTAACAGTGTAACAGAGTTACCTGCAGTAGAAAAGTAACCCTGCTATAGTTACATGCTCAAAACATTTTTGAATTGTTATAATCTGAGTTGCTGCGAACAAGTAACGTTATCTTGCGTTACGGTAAGGGCAGTGATTAAAATGTCACAAACACAAATACATATATTTTATTTGACGGAACTACAGGTGGAAGAGTCAAGTTACATGCCTCAAGAACGCAAGACGAGGCACAacgaaaaaacaaacgaaaaagatAAGAATGCAAGGGAAAATTTAAAAACGTGTGACCCGCTTTTGTTGTCGCATTTGAGTCGCGTTTTTATTTGTACATCTTGCCTCTTTTTCACCGCTCGAACGTATAGACGCAACCATATATGATCGTCTAAGCAACTGTAACGGAGTAACGTTGCCGTTACTCTGTAAGGAGTGTTACAGTCACTtaaatgaaaaagtaacgagttaTGCTCACAAGTTACTAATAAGTACTGAGTAAGACTGCCTTTTACACCACTGCTGGTACTCACGAGCTGAAGTTATTCACAGTGAAGGCGAGTGTATACATATGTGGTATTCATCTTCTCTGTATAGACGCAACGTTTCAAAGTGGCATCCAAGGACTTCAGCGAGAACAATACACTTGCTTGTTGCAGTGAATTAACATAACCCACGGCAGAGTGCTGCAAAGCAAGCGCACAGAAACTGCTACGTCACGACGGCACAGACGCTGTTGCGAACGGCATGCCGGCGTGTGCCAGCAGCGGCTCTCGCACGCAGAACAACCTTAGCAACAGTGTTAAAGCCTCTTTTATTGTGCTAGCGGACTGGGAGAGAACAGCCGTGACCAAGTATACCGTAGCGTATAGTATTTACAGTGCAGGCAGCGCTCAGAGAGCGGCCCTGGGAAAGCCAAGGCGGTACAAGGCGACGACGACCGCGCCGCCAATGCCGATGTTGTGCTGCAGCGCGATGCGGGCACCGGGCACCTGGCGAGGGCCAGCCGCGCCACGCAGCTGCCAGCACAGCTCGGCGCACTGTGCCAGCCCCGTGGCACCAAGCGGGTGGCCCTTGGAGATGAGGCCTCCGCTCGGGTTCACCACGTACTTGCCGCCATACGTGTTGTCGCCGCGGTCCACTAGCTCGGCCCCCTTGCCGACAGGGCAGAGGCCGAGCGCCTCGTACGCCAGCAGCTCGTTGGCCGAGAAGCAGTCGTGCAGCTCGATCACTTGCACGTCGTTGGGAGTGAGGCCTGCGCGCCGGAATGCCTCTTGGGCTGCCTTGCGCGTCATGCTGAAGCCCACCATTTCGATGCACGAGTTGTCGGCAAATGCCGACGGCAGGTCGGTGGCCATCTGCATGCTGAGCACTTCCACTGCCTGCGCCTCTAGATGCAGCCGCCGCACCACGGCCTCGCTCACCAGGATggcagccgccgccccgtccgaCGTCGGGCAACACTGCAACTTAGTGAGCGGCCCAAACACCACGGGAGACTCGAGGATCTCCTCGAGCGTGTGCTCGTCGCGGAACTGCGAGTTCGGGTTGTTCACCGAGTGACGGTGGTTCTTTTGGGCGATCTTCGCCAGGTGTTCGCGCGTGCTGCCGTACTTGGCCATGTGCTCCATCCCTGCAGCGCCGAACATCTGCGCGGCCATGGGCGCCGGCGCCAGGCCGTGAGTGGCAGCCAGCACCTTAGCGTGTTTCTCAACGGGGTTCGCGCGGTCGCGGTACTTGGAGGTGAGCGAGCCACGGTCCATCTTCTCGAAGCCTAGCGCCAGCACCACGTCGGACAGGCCACCCTCGACCAGCTGTTTGGCCAACAGCAGCGCCGTCGAGCCGGTCGAGCAGTTGTTGTTGACGTTGTACACAGGGATGCCCGTCATTCCGAGCTCGTAGAGGCAACGCTGGCCGCACGTCGAGTCGCCGTACACGTAGCCGCAGCAGGCTTGCTCCACGTCGGCATACTCCATACCGCAGTCCTGCAGAGCCGCTGCCACGGCCTCCTTGGCCAGCACAGGGTAGTCACGCTTCTTGTCGCCCGGCTTGGCGAACTTGGTCATGCCCACACCCACCACAAACACCCGGCGGCCGGTGCGCTCCATGGCCCTGCAAGTAGGTAATGTGGGCACGGTTGTTTACTTCACAAACATTTTAACGTCTTCTGTCATCACCTTTTTCAGCCTCTTTTTACGTCCACCGCAGGAAGAAGGCAGTGATCTCAAATTTACCATATCTTGCGCGAGTTTATTCGATCCCGCAAACTCCCCGATTTCGTCGCTCCATCTAACCCTCTGTCGTCCTCGGCTACGTCTCCCTCCTCTCGGTAGTCATTCCGTCAAGCAGGGAGACCTATCGCCCTGAAGGTTCTGCAGCTTGTCTCGAGCTCACTTTTCTGCCATTGAGAGCGCGTTCTCCAGCGCATAGTTCAAGACGTTTTCGCTAAAAATGAAACTGCGCAACGAAGACTACGCGGGATGAGAGAAAACGCGACGTCGTGGCCCACAAATCCAGGCCAGAACGTGCCGACCTAGATGCGAACCCGCCAGTCGAGTCCGCGCGCTCACAGCGGCTTCCTAGTTTCCCGGACATCGCGGAAACGACACTTCTTTCGCTGCTTTCGATTTCTTCGCTGAAATGCGCATGGTCCGATGCACATGACTCCTCACCGTTGCACGTCCGCTCGGAAGGGCTCCGCGTATGCACGTGCTGTcgcttattttgtgtgtgccctTTGAACACTAGAAAAGCGATGCTTTAGGCAAACATTTACAGTCGACAAGTGATCCTCAAACAGAGCAGCGTCGCGAGCTTCGGGGGCGCACTTCCAGCTTATAAGTATACATACACGGTTGTGGCTTCGGCGAAAGAGCGAAGACCTTTAAGTACACACATGCGACTTgcgcctacacacacacacacacactatattgtatatatatatatatatatatatatatatatatatatattatatatatatatatatatatatatatatatatatatatatatatatatagtgagagagggagagagcgcaCGCGCTCTTGGATCAAGCTAAAATAGCGGCACATCCATAACGtcatcaataataataaaaagcaaCGAGAACAAAACTACACAATGGCGAAATCATGGGCGAAATACAAGCATAAATTCCATGCAGCAAACACAAAATACGATTGCATCTTGTCAACTTCGTGGGTGAATATTTATTATTCTCGTTATTCATGTTATTAAAAAGGTGCACAAAATCAATTTGCTTGACTGCACACACGTAAAATAATTCAAGTTTTTAAGGCCACGATCGGTAGTTTGGTAGGGCCAGTTGACACATGATGCATAATTTAAAAAgagtcctgttttttttttttagtcactaTTTCGCGTTCCCTCCGCAGCACAGCAAATACTTTGTCTCcctttgtgtgcgtgcgtatgtgtgctaTTGCTGCCCAAACGGCGAGCAAAACGCTCATAGCACACAGCAATAGAGATGTGTTTGGAAGATACAATCacgcacaatttttttcggagcAGGCAATTCCCGATAAAATTAAGTTTATTCGCGACATGAGCACTCGGCCTAGGCCGTACCTGAAAGAATCCACTGCCCTTCTCGATTAAAAAACTGCGCAGCGATCGAGATTTTCGTGTTTACAGAAGCCTGCATTTCAAATCTTTTGCAGTGTAGGTACACGTGTCCAGATCATAATAGGGTGACAATAATAAACTTTTTATCATCGTACGGAATGACAAGATTCAGTACAATGATAGTCTGCACAGTCATACGAGAGCCACGGCGTCATTCAATTCACGAAACATTGCTTCAGGTAATGCTGAAGGGAAGAAAGAATGAGTCTTCCTAATATATGCACTATTCGGCATGCAAAATACATGCAACAAGCGAAAAGAAAGGGGGAAGGCGCGCCGCAGCATCATTTGCGCGTTTTCCTCGACCGACTGTTCCGCTGCTGACCGCTCGCTTGGGTCTGTCTGCCTTGGCAGTCAATTTCGTGCGAACTAAAACCGCCGTATCTTTCATGCGAGCCTTCAAACGCGATAATCGCCTTAACAACGCCAAATGTGATATGCGCTCTCATCTGCAAACAGAACCCAAGAGTCAATGAATGGCCAGAACATGGGCCCGTCCTGTCACTGAAATGAGGAAGTCACAACCGAAAGTAAGCTTATACGGGTTGCAAATAAGCGCACTATCGACAGTCGAACGCAAAAAAATCAATATTAATTGTACAGCCAGCCCCTGACTACCAGTCGGACGAAGTTCCAAGTGCCAGGAAGATAAACAATCCAGCCACGGGGGCCGCTTGTCTCTGTAGGGCTATGTGTATTTTCTTATATTTTATCGAGGCGAAACAAGCGCACGCTTGAGCCGCTTTTCTTTCAGGTCGACGTCCTCTAACGCTCAATAACGCACTGAAACAAGCGTGCAGTGGCACGTCACGCACGCTAAATAAGTCTAGGAAAAAATCGGGAATCAAGGACACAAACAGACCCAAGCGTTTGCAATCGGTAGTCGAAGTTTTGGCAGACGTCGGCCGTAGTTTCTGATGCAGCTTGAAAAGTTGCGCACGACGATAACGCGGTGGTGTTTCGCACTCACCTCTCTCAGCTGCTGCGCCACTGGATCTCAGCACTGGAGCTTGTTGCGATGGTCGTTTACTTAACGCTCAGTAAGTGTAACGTTGACGCAAACGTCAGAGCAGCCGGCCAGAGAGTTCGCAAAGACCACTGCCTGCCACCACCTCCAGCACGGTGATAGAGACCGAGTGAGTGAACGAGAAGAGGAACGTATTCAGTGGCATGGAGCGGAGAGGAGAGAAGCAGGCATAAAGGAGTTGAGAGAATGAGTGAGAGTAAAAAGGAcaacaataaaacaaaataattgTCAATAATAAAAGTTTGAAACTTTTTAAACTTATTGTAAAAATACACTACACGTTGAAAACGGTATTTCAATGTATGCGCTGAATACGTGACTAAGAGACTAAGGCGGCTAACAAGGTAGGATTAAACCAGAAGCATACAAACATGGCGGCGCACACGAGTGCAGCGTGCGTGCAAGCGTGTGTACGTAGTACGTCGCAGT includes these proteins:
- the LOC119401759 gene encoding sterol carrier protein 2 — encoded protein: MERTGRRVFVVGVGMTKFAKPGDKKRDYPVLAKEAVAAALQDCGMEYADVEQACCGYVYGDSTCGQRCLYELGMTGIPVYNVNNNCSTGSTALLLAKQLVEGGLSDVVLALGFEKMDRGSLTSKYRDRANPVEKHAKVLAATHGLAPAPMAAQMFGAAGMEHMAKYGSTREHLAKIAQKNHRHSVNNPNSQFRDEHTLEEILESPVVFGPLTKLQCCPTSDGAAAAILVSEAVVRRLHLEAQAVEVLSMQMATDLPSAFADNSCIEMVGFSMTRKAAQEAFRRAGLTPNDVQVIELHDCFSANELLAYEALGLCPVGKGAELVDRGDNTYGGKYVVNPSGGLISKGHPLGATGLAQCAELCWQLRGAAGPRQVPGARIALQHNIGIGGAVVVALYRLGFPRAAL